The following proteins are co-located in the Methylomonas sp. 11b genome:
- a CDS encoding efflux transporter outer membrane subunit, giving the protein MSQHLCINRALKFFGYVIPANAGIQYVRWAPAFAGATIYKGWINKRRIDTLYAVGLIGILLTGCAVGPDYETPATAELPTAFANAQAADFSDHGIEEQWWKLFNDPQLSALIDSTISHNYELKAARANLAEARALYLETGLNLLPTVTSHANYTEQKRSVGAFNNRAVFPRELKLYNTGFDASWEIDFFGRVRRNVEASNDEVEAQQASLRDIGVSLIAEAARNYFELRGLQNQLAVAQKNADNQAQTLELTQVKLENGRGTELDTSRALAQLESTKAGIPRLESAIAQAIHRLSVLTGQMPDALTTTLVQSAPLPKAPDAIQIGNPEQLLRRRPDIRVAERSLAAATARIGVATADLFPRVTFVGSLSLEASTLSGLVAPGSESYSVGPKISWAAFDLGRVYARIKAADARAEASLAQYEQTVLNALEETENALVNYRQERARRSSLLAAAQASEKASELAHLRYQEGIADFLTVLDSELRLLQDQSQLAQSETATATALTAVYKALGGGWVESSDTQGKLETSLFQ; this is encoded by the coding sequence ATGAGTCAGCACCTATGTATTAACCGGGCCCTAAAATTCTTTGGATACGTCATTCCCGCGAATGCGGGAATCCAGTATGTCCGCTGGGCTCCAGCATTCGCGGGAGCGACGATATATAAGGGTTGGATTAATAAACGCCGGATTGACACCCTCTATGCTGTCGGCCTCATCGGCATACTGCTGACCGGTTGTGCGGTCGGCCCGGATTATGAAACACCGGCTACTGCCGAGCTACCAACAGCGTTTGCCAACGCCCAAGCCGCCGATTTTTCCGATCACGGCATCGAGGAGCAATGGTGGAAGCTGTTCAACGATCCGCAATTGAGCGCCTTGATCGATAGCACGATCAGCCACAACTACGAGCTAAAAGCCGCCCGCGCCAACCTGGCTGAAGCGCGTGCCTTGTATCTGGAAACCGGGCTGAACCTGTTACCCACCGTCACCTCGCATGCCAATTACACCGAGCAAAAGCGCAGCGTTGGCGCCTTTAATAATCGCGCGGTGTTTCCACGTGAATTGAAGCTGTACAACACCGGCTTCGATGCCTCCTGGGAGATTGATTTCTTCGGTCGCGTGCGGCGCAATGTCGAGGCCAGCAACGACGAAGTCGAAGCTCAACAAGCCAGCCTGCGCGACATTGGCGTCAGTCTAATTGCCGAAGCAGCCCGGAATTATTTTGAATTGCGCGGCCTGCAAAACCAGTTGGCCGTCGCGCAAAAAAATGCCGACAACCAGGCCCAAACCCTGGAACTGACCCAGGTCAAACTGGAAAACGGTCGCGGCACCGAACTGGACACCTCCAGAGCGCTGGCGCAGCTGGAAAGCACCAAAGCCGGGATTCCCCGTCTGGAAAGCGCGATAGCGCAAGCCATCCATAGACTCAGCGTATTGACTGGGCAAATGCCGGACGCCTTGACCACAACCTTAGTGCAGTCAGCACCCTTACCAAAAGCTCCGGATGCCATCCAGATTGGCAACCCGGAACAACTCCTGCGCCGCCGGCCGGATATTCGCGTCGCCGAACGCAGCTTGGCCGCCGCCACCGCCAGAATCGGTGTCGCCACTGCTGATCTATTTCCTCGCGTCACTTTCGTCGGCAGTCTTTCACTGGAAGCCAGCACCTTGTCCGGTCTGGTCGCACCGGGATCGGAATCGTATTCGGTGGGCCCCAAAATCAGCTGGGCGGCGTTTGATTTAGGCCGGGTTTACGCCCGCATCAAAGCCGCCGACGCCCGCGCCGAAGCCAGTCTGGCGCAGTACGAACAAACCGTACTCAATGCCCTGGAAGAAACCGAAAACGCCCTGGTCAACTATAGGCAAGAACGCGCCCGCCGCAGTTCTTTGCTGGCGGCAGCGCAGGCCAGCGAGAAAGCCTCGGAACTGGCACATCTGCGTTATCAGGAAGGCATAGCGGACTTTCTGACCGTACTGGATAGCGAACTGCGTTTATTACAGGATCAAAGCCAATTGGCGCAAAGCGAAACCGCCACGGCTACCGCGTTGACCGCCGTATACAAGGCTTTGGGTGGGGGTTGGGTGGAGTCATCCGACACGCAGGGCAAGCTGGAAACCAGTCTTTTCCAATAG